GGGGAAAAAACATGTAATACTACAATTGTCAAAAAGAAGACGTGCTATATCCCACAATTGCAAAGGAAGTAGAttgaaaattatgaaattttgggTTCAAATCCCGCCTAGACAAATACTAAGTGATTGTTTCACATTTGTTTTAGCCTTGATGAACAAAGCTATCTAGTACTTCTTGGTGGGAGGTGATAAGTTTTccatggaattagtcgaggtgcgcaTAAAGCTAACCCGGACGGGAAAAAGGGAAGGGAAAGTTTAGGCAAATATACCAAACTAGTTTTACCAACATAGCCGAAGCATTCATGCCATTATCTATGTCTAAAGTAACACTGTATTAGTCACAATTGTCAAACAGAAAAAGAGGGGGAGGGGGCGGATAGTGTTTTATCTCGTGTATGTGCTTGTTGCTTCGTTGGAAACTGTTGCAGATGCAATATAGTTTTTACCTTTATTTGCTTCGTTGGAATTGTTGTAGACGACACAATGTGGTTCTACTTTATGCGTCCGCAACAGATTCCAATGAAGCAACAAACACATCGACACGAGGCAAAACTCTAGGGTTGCAGGTAAAATGGTAATGAACCACAAGGGAACTCAAAAACAGCAGTATAATGTCGCTACAACTATCTCCATAAAACTATTCCAAATGAAAATGTGCAAGGAACTGATATATCTAAGACTACATAAAGGCTTGCAAACTAAATCCCACAAGGGGAGAACAAAAGCTTACTGAAGTTTCTGTAGTTTGTAACATGCTATTCCCGATGATACATCATATCTTTAGCTGTTTCAAATTCTCAATTTCCAGAGAGTCATGTGGCTTCTCCTCGGCTGCAACCTTGGTTCCTTCAACTGGCATTGTCGCACTCCTTGAAACTTCAAAGTCAAGTGGCTTCTCCTTCGCTGAAACCTTGGTTCCTTCCACTGACATTGTCGCACGCCTTGAAACTTCAAAGCCAAGTGGCTTCTCCATGGCTGCAACCTTGGTTCCTTCCACTGGCATTGTCGCACTCCTTGAAACTTCAAAGTCAAGTGGCTCCTCTCTCTTAGTCGGTTGGACTTCAGAACATGATTTCTCCTCAGAATGGTCATGTGGTGATTCGGCCTTGCCTAGCACTGCTTTACGAGTTGGTAAGTCAAGTACCTGAATTTCAGGTGCCATTGAAGCTAGTGGTTCGTCAACTAGAAGAGGAGGAGCTTTAGGAACAGAGGGTACAGCATAAACTGGCGCCACCCCCAAACCTGAATGCCTCATCACCCTATCTAATGTGGGAAGTTCCTCTGCCCGAACAGGGGGTGCAGCATAAACCGGCACTGCCTGTCTTAAACAGACAGGTGGTGCCACTCCCAGACCTGGAGGCCTCATCACCCTAGGAAGCTGAGATGATTGAGGAAGTGGTGGTGCAGAGAAAACAGGAATTGCATTCCGTATGGTCACCGGAGGAGCCATCCGATGGTGTGGGCCAAAATGCCTGACAGGAATATATGGTGCTGCACCAGCAGCAGGGAACTTCTCTGGTCGAACCCTGTGACCATCCATAGCAAAGCTGtcctttaaaatattatttatggtttGAGCAGTCCTTGGACTCAATGATGCATCACTTCCTGTATTATCAATGGGTCTACTTTGAGAAGCAGGTTTTAGACATAACGGACTGACCGGTCTACTGCGAGGAGCAGTTCTTGGACATATTAGGGGAAGAAGTTTTGATGTAGTAGATGAAAGCTGCTGTACACTTGATGGTCTTGGATTAGGTGTCGGAAATTTAATTGGGAATGATACTCTAGCCGCCCTTGCCTTCAAAATGTACCTTTGTAGTGCACGTGCAACAGTTACATGCTCTTGCTCATCATTTCTTCTTCGGTCTGGTTTTGCACTTTCAGACTGCTGTGCCACtgatagaaaaaaaagtaaaagaatgtCATGCAGAATAGTACACCTAGTTATTGCTGATTGTACAAATTAAAGCTTATCATCAGTATGCAAAGTGAACATCAATCTACTAATGTTTTCTGATCAGTAGGTGAATATCAATCTAATTGAAAATTAGAAACTGAAATATCATAATTGCAAGCACAAATATTCAAGCAAACATTAGATTGTAGAAGTGGAAGTTCTCCTAAAAATTGATAAACCAAGCAACACTGATGATATAAACATTTGTAAACATTCAGGCAAAAATCACACTCTTAGCACCTAAAAATACTTCTCCATCAAGTTCTTTATAAGAAGGTTGGAAATCACTGGACGTCCTAGCATATCAATTTCTAATGAGTTGGCGGGACGAGAGTCACTAAGCTCTGAAGAAAAGAAATAGCCAATCCggttttatctttttcattgTTCAATAAGAATTTCAGGCTGCAACATATTATCACTTGCCCTAGAGAGTGGTAATTGACTCGCTCATCAAGTAAAGCTCTAGCTCAGCCCCTTTTTTAATAATAGAGTAGAGCTTTGAGCTTGTATCCTAACACACACACACGCATACATGAATATATGGAAGTACagatattttctcaaatattGTATATTTTGTAATCAATGATGATCCTTGTAAGAATTCGTGCAAGAAGATTCTAAACCACTATTTAGTTTCTAAATACTAGTTTCTAGAAATAATATATCATTGCGCTTGATAACTCAAGCTGGTTTATTTGCTTGAACTAATTAATATTAcgcttatttaatatttaactgAAACTCAAGCTCAATTATCATAATACTTGAGTTTAGCTAGCTAAACATGATAACACCAATGTGTCCAGCATTATCGACAAAACAAAAGGGCAAATACATGTATGTGTCACCAGACCAAACCAAGAGGCATACATGTGTAGGTTTGAGCATCTCAAACCACACTTGTCACCACACCACATGCCCATAATGTACTTCTATGTATTATAGCACCGCACCCCAAATCAAGCATACATATGACGATCTTCACGTGTGAATAGCCGAGAGGAACGAAAGGCAGAAGATGACAATGAGAAAGGGCGCAGCATCTGGATGGGCAGAATGGATGAGTAAAAGATGTCATACCGTGGAGCGGGGAATAGCATGATTCAACTGCCATGTAATTAGTATGGTTCTAGTTTAGAGCACCTTATTTGCTCCCTCTTCACCTTACCagtactattattttttttttgatgaggCCCTTACCAGTACTATTATTATTCTAGCATTATCTAATCCTTCAATTGTATTACTGCTATTGTTTTTTACTTTGGTTATCTTTACTATTTTTGCtgtcaatatttttcttttcttcaataatttcaacacaacttttttttcttatcttgtGTTTCTCAAACCTGTTATGAAAAATCACTTTTCTTGAGCCAAGGTTCTATTGGAGACAACCTCTACCCCAtgaaggtaggggtaaggtttttTGTTGTTGGCTATGACCGCACGGTGAATatctattaatatattttcttagaCTGTTTTTTAGAAATAGATACCAATCTATTCATATCGGAACCAATCGAATCGGGAATTACTGAGATGTGAAACCCAGCCAACCTCATAAGGTTGTAATATCTATCTTATAGGTGGGAACGGAACCAAAGAATATATATACCGTTAGAAACCCGTTGTGTAGAGGTCGATCTAGGGTGACCAATCTAACTCTTTCCCCATAGCCCTAGGCTTGTGTCTCAATCTACTATGTGTGAAATATAAGAGTCTAGTTCTTATAGAGATTCCCCTGTCTAATTCCACATCTTGTAACAGAAGGGAGTCAGTGTGGCATAAAAGGCAACAGCAACAAGCAGAAACAACAAGAAGATAATAAGATAACTGAGGCTAAAGGAATGACAGAAATAGAAAtcgataaaaaatgaaaaacaagaaTAATACTAATGCATAGAAACAGGAAAAGAAATATGTCTGACTACATACTAACCCTCTATCCTAATTCTCTACCTCCATACTCTACTACCAAGAGTCATGTTTTCGGTGACTAAAAAGACGAATTGGCAAATACGTATGTGTCTCACTAGACCAAACCAAGAGGCATACATGTGTAGGTTTGAACATTCAAAACCATATTTGTCACCCACCCCAGAAGGAGCTTATCCACCAAATGTGGCTCTGCTTTGCAACAATGCAAAAAGATTGAGCGGGGGGAGAGGAAGAAAAAAGG
The DNA window shown above is from Solanum stenotomum isolate F172 chromosome 6, ASM1918654v1, whole genome shotgun sequence and carries:
- the LOC125867371 gene encoding double-stranded RNA-binding protein 2-like isoform X1 yields the protein MYKNQLQELAQRSCFNLPSYTCIREGPDHAPRFKATVNFNGEVFESPNYCSTLRQAEHSAAEVALNSLSNRGPSNSLAARILDETGVYKNLLQEVSQRVGASLPAYTTFRSGLGHLPVFTCTVELAGVTFTGESAKNKKQAEKNAAMAAWSSLKLLAQQSESAKPDRRRNDEQEHVTVARALQRYILKARAARVSFPIKFPTPNPRPSSVQQLSSTTSKLLPLICPRTAPRSRPVSPLCLKPASQSRPIDNTGSDASLSPRTAQTINNILKDSFAMDGHRVRPEKFPAAGAAPYIPVRHFGPHHRMAPPVTIRNAIPVFSAPPLPQSSQLPRVMRPPGLGVAPPVCLRQAVPVYAAPPVRAEELPTLDRVMRHSGLGVAPVYAVPSVPKAPPLLVDEPLASMAPEIQVLDLPTRKAVLGKAESPHDHSEEKSCSEVQPTKREEPLDFEVSRSATMPVEGTKVAAMEKPLGFEVSRRATMSVEGTKVSAKEKPLDFEVSRSATMPVEGTKVAAEEKPHDSLEIENLKQLKI
- the LOC125867371 gene encoding double-stranded RNA-binding protein 2-like isoform X2 is translated as MYKNQLQELAQRSCFNLPSYTCIREGPDHAPRFKATVNFNGEVFESPNYCSTLRQAEHSAAEVALNSLSNRGPSNSLAARILDETGVYKNLLQEVSQRVGASLPAYTTFRSGLGHLPVFTCTVELAGVTFTGESAKNKKQAEKNAAMAAWSSLKLLAQQSESAKPDRRRNDEQEHVTVARALQRYILKARAARVSFPIKFPTPNPRPSSVQQLSSTTSKLLPLICPRTAPRSRPVSPLCLKPASQSRPIDNTGSDASLSPRTAQTINNILKDSFAMDGHRVRPEKFPAAGAAPYIPVRHFGPHHRMAPPVTIRNAIPVFSAPPLPQSSQLPRVMRPPGLGVAPPVCLRQAVPVYAAPPVRAEELPTLDRVMRHSGLGVAPVYAVPSVPKAPPLLVDEPLASMAPEIQVLDLPTRKAVLGKAESPHDHSEEKSCSEVQPTKREEPLDFEVSRSATMPVEGTKVSAKEKPLDFEVSRSATMPVEGTKVAAEEKPHDSLEIENLKQLKI